A window of Hevea brasiliensis isolate MT/VB/25A 57/8 chromosome 14, ASM3005281v1, whole genome shotgun sequence contains these coding sequences:
- the LOC110647217 gene encoding V-type proton ATPase subunit G 1 isoform X1 produces the protein MLIFCLSVKNLDGYGQIRWFSVVLIEITGRMDATRGQNGIQLLLAAEQEAQHIVNAARNAKIARLKQAKEGAEKDITEFRAHVEAEFQRKVAESSGDSGANVKRLEQETEAKIHHLKIEAARISHDVVHMLLKHVTTVKN, from the exons ATGCTAATTTTCTGTTTATCGGTGAAAAATCTTGATGGGTATGGCCAGATTCGATGGTTCAGTGTTGTTCTAATTG AAATTACTGGAAGAATGGATGCCACCAGAGGTCAGAATGGAATTCAACTCCTGCTAGCTGCAGAACAGGAAGCTCAGCACATTGTCAATGCTGCCAGAAATG CAAAAATTGCTAGATTGAAACAAGCCAAGGAAGGGGCTGAAAAGGATATTACTGAATTTCGTGCTCATGTGGAAGCGGAATTTCAGAGGAAAGTTGCGGAG AGTAGCGGGGATTCTGGTGCTAATGTGAAGCGGCTTGAGCAAGAAACGGAGGCAAAGATTCATCACCTCAAGATAGAGGCAGCAAGAATATCCCATGATGTGGTACATATGCTTCTGAAGCATGTGACAACAGTGAAGAACTAG
- the LOC110647217 gene encoding V-type proton ATPase subunit G 1 isoform X2 has protein sequence MDATRGQNGIQLLLAAEQEAQHIVNAARNAKIARLKQAKEGAEKDITEFRAHVEAEFQRKVAESSGDSGANVKRLEQETEAKIHHLKIEAARISHDVVHMLLKHVTTVKN, from the exons ATGGATGCCACCAGAGGTCAGAATGGAATTCAACTCCTGCTAGCTGCAGAACAGGAAGCTCAGCACATTGTCAATGCTGCCAGAAATG CAAAAATTGCTAGATTGAAACAAGCCAAGGAAGGGGCTGAAAAGGATATTACTGAATTTCGTGCTCATGTGGAAGCGGAATTTCAGAGGAAAGTTGCGGAG AGTAGCGGGGATTCTGGTGCTAATGTGAAGCGGCTTGAGCAAGAAACGGAGGCAAAGATTCATCACCTCAAGATAGAGGCAGCAAGAATATCCCATGATGTGGTACATATGCTTCTGAAGCATGTGACAACAGTGAAGAACTAG